One region of Mucilaginibacter gotjawali genomic DNA includes:
- the mutL gene encoding DNA mismatch repair endonuclease MutL, with protein MPDIIQLLPDAVANQIAAGEVVQRPASAVKELVENALDAGADKIQLILKEGGKSLIQVIDNGCGMSLTDARMSFERHATSKIRKAEDLFAIRTMGFRGEAMASIAAIAQVELKTRRHEDELGTCILIEGSEVISQQACSANTGTSISVKNLFYNTPARRNFLKSNPVEMRHIIDEFQRVALANPQVFFSMHHDGQEIYHLPQATLKQRIIHLLGNNYNERLVPVEEDTNVIKLRGFVGKPEYAKRTRGEQFFFVNNRFIRDAYLNHAVLMAFKELLPEDTYPLYVLFIEIDPAKIDINVHPTKTEIKYQDEQTIYAIIRSAVKRSLGRYNITPSLDFDQENSIEHLVTPKPFEEIVAPTISFNPDYNPFATEQKIEREAPVYSSSSNYRSSPVPQNWDTLYEIARKEENAQSEMHGQKTIAVDDQDLNKPSEQQLFQVHNRYILSQIKSGFMVINQQAAHERILYERFLQQLENHTGVSQQSLFPQSVTLNSSDFELLKELLPDIRALGFDIREFGKNTVVVEGVPADLNNTSETEILEQLLEGFKNNQSILKLDKRDSLARSLARNAATKAGTRMSLEEMNLLIDQLFACQMPNLALNGKLVITTFTLNELAERFEK; from the coding sequence ATGCCAGATATTATACAGCTTTTACCGGATGCCGTTGCCAACCAGATTGCCGCAGGGGAAGTAGTGCAGCGACCGGCCTCGGCAGTAAAAGAGCTGGTGGAGAATGCGCTGGACGCCGGCGCCGACAAGATCCAGCTGATCCTTAAGGAGGGCGGCAAATCGCTGATCCAGGTGATTGACAATGGTTGCGGCATGAGCCTTACCGACGCCCGCATGAGTTTTGAAAGGCATGCCACTTCAAAGATCCGCAAGGCAGAGGACTTGTTTGCCATCCGTACCATGGGCTTCAGGGGCGAGGCAATGGCCTCTATCGCCGCCATTGCGCAGGTGGAGCTAAAAACCCGCCGGCACGAAGATGAGCTGGGCACCTGTATCCTGATAGAAGGCTCGGAAGTGATCAGCCAGCAGGCCTGTTCGGCTAATACAGGGACCTCCATCTCGGTAAAAAACCTGTTTTACAATACCCCCGCCCGCCGCAACTTTTTAAAAAGTAACCCGGTGGAAATGCGCCATATTATTGATGAATTTCAGCGTGTGGCGCTGGCCAACCCGCAGGTGTTTTTCTCGATGCACCACGACGGGCAGGAGATTTACCACCTGCCGCAGGCCACATTAAAACAGCGCATCATTCACCTGCTGGGCAATAATTATAACGAGCGTTTAGTGCCGGTAGAAGAAGATACCAATGTGATTAAACTGCGCGGCTTTGTGGGCAAGCCCGAGTATGCCAAAAGAACCCGCGGCGAACAGTTCTTTTTTGTGAACAACCGATTTATCCGCGATGCTTACCTGAACCACGCGGTGCTGATGGCTTTTAAAGAATTATTGCCTGAGGATACTTATCCCCTTTATGTACTGTTTATTGAGATAGACCCGGCTAAAATCGACATCAACGTTCATCCCACCAAAACAGAAATTAAATACCAGGATGAGCAAACCATTTACGCCATTATCCGGTCGGCAGTAAAGCGCTCGTTGGGCAGGTATAACATCACCCCGAGCCTGGATTTCGACCAGGAAAACAGCATTGAGCATTTGGTTACGCCAAAACCTTTTGAGGAAATTGTAGCGCCAACCATCAGCTTTAACCCCGATTATAACCCTTTCGCCACGGAGCAAAAGATTGAGCGCGAGGCCCCGGTATACAGTAGCAGCAGTAACTACCGCAGCTCGCCGGTGCCGCAAAACTGGGATACCCTTTACGAGATCGCCAGGAAAGAAGAAAACGCACAAAGTGAAATGCACGGCCAAAAAACCATTGCTGTTGACGACCAGGACCTGAATAAACCCAGCGAGCAGCAGCTTTTCCAGGTGCATAACCGTTATATTTTATCGCAGATAAAATCAGGTTTTATGGTGATCAACCAGCAGGCGGCGCATGAGCGGATCTTGTACGAGCGTTTTTTGCAGCAACTGGAGAACCATACCGGCGTAAGCCAGCAAAGCCTGTTCCCGCAGTCGGTTACACTAAACAGCAGCGATTTTGAGTTATTAAAGGAACTTTTACCCGATATTCGTGCGCTGGGTTTTGATATCCGCGAGTTTGGCAAAAACACCGTAGTGGTGGAGGGTGTCCCGGCGGATCTGAATAACACTTCGGAAACGGAGATCCTGGAACAATTGCTGGAGGGGTTTAAAAACAACCAGTCGATATTAAAACTGGACAAGCGCGACAGCCTGGCGCGGTCTCTTGCACGTAATGCTGCAACGAAAGCAGGCACCAGGATGTCATTGGAGGAAATGAATTTATTGATCGACCAGCTTTTTGCCTGCCAGATGCCCAACCTGGCGCTGAACGGTAAACTGGTGATCACTACTTTTACATTAAACGAATTAGCAGAACGATTTGAAAAATAA
- the tilS gene encoding tRNA lysidine(34) synthetase TilS, whose translation MLPVKLFTDFIDLNNLFGHSSKVLAAVSGGMDSVVMVHLLKSSGVNFGIAHCNFQLRGDESTGDQEFCRRLAEQLHVPFHTINFDTLKYGADEKISTQMAARNLRYQWFEEVRIQSGYSVIALAHHQNDAIETILLNLTRGTGIAGMHGILPKNGALVRPLLFLNREQIKNIIAENRLDYVEDSSNASVKYARNKLRLEVIPKLKELNPALEQTFEKNLQHFRELEQLLAHTVADLQKRLFVYQDSEVHLLLDELKKLAPQKLLLFNLLQAFGVNETIVDDLIASLDKHPGRVFETPSYRLVIDRGKLIISPVDCQAGGEIRIRLNDRELDYPGYKLSILHDDSPLIVKNNPLAVSIDTDLLIYPLTLRAWRQGDHFYPLGMRGNKKISDFL comes from the coding sequence ATGCTGCCGGTTAAACTTTTTACTGATTTTATCGACCTAAATAACCTGTTCGGCCACAGCAGCAAGGTACTGGCGGCAGTGAGCGGGGGTATGGATTCTGTGGTAATGGTTCATTTACTTAAATCGTCAGGCGTTAATTTTGGTATTGCCCATTGTAATTTCCAATTACGGGGCGATGAATCAACCGGCGACCAGGAATTTTGCCGCCGGCTTGCCGAACAGCTGCATGTTCCTTTCCACACTATCAATTTTGACACGTTGAAATATGGCGCCGATGAAAAAATATCTACCCAAATGGCGGCCCGCAATCTTCGGTACCAATGGTTTGAAGAAGTCAGGATACAATCGGGGTACTCAGTTATAGCGCTTGCGCATCATCAAAACGATGCAATTGAAACAATATTGTTAAACCTTACCCGCGGCACCGGCATTGCAGGCATGCATGGCATTTTGCCAAAGAATGGCGCATTGGTTAGGCCATTGCTGTTTTTAAACCGGGAGCAGATCAAAAATATCATTGCTGAAAACAGGCTGGATTATGTAGAGGACAGCTCAAATGCATCAGTAAAATATGCCCGCAATAAGCTCAGGCTGGAGGTGATCCCAAAACTAAAAGAGCTTAACCCCGCCCTGGAACAAACCTTTGAGAAAAACCTGCAGCATTTTCGTGAGCTGGAACAATTGCTGGCACATACGGTTGCTGACTTGCAAAAACGACTGTTTGTTTACCAGGATAGCGAGGTACACCTGTTGCTGGATGAGCTGAAAAAACTGGCGCCCCAAAAACTTTTGCTGTTTAACCTTTTACAAGCGTTTGGCGTTAACGAAACTATTGTTGATGACCTCATCGCGTCGCTGGATAAACACCCGGGACGGGTATTTGAAACGCCCAGTTACCGGCTGGTGATTGATAGGGGCAAACTGATTATCAGCCCTGTTGACTGCCAGGCAGGCGGAGAAATACGGATCCGTTTAAATGACCGGGAACTGGATTACCCCGGGTATAAACTCAGCATATTGCATGATGACAGCCCGCTTATTGTAAAAAACAATCCTTTGGCGGTATCAATTGATACTGACTTACTGATATATCCGTTAACTTTGCGCGCCTGGCGGCAGGGAGATCATTTTTATCCGCTGGGCATGCGCGGGAATAAAAAAATAAGTGATTTTTTATAG
- a CDS encoding TilS substrate C-terminal domain-containing protein has product MPLHKKNEIPLLINGNGEVIWVGGYRPDERYKVSKETKKVTIFELMKII; this is encoded by the coding sequence GTGCCTTTGCATAAAAAAAATGAAATACCTTTATTGATTAATGGCAACGGTGAGGTGATATGGGTTGGCGGATACCGGCCCGATGAACGTTATAAAGTAAGTAAGGAAACCAAAAAAGTAACTATATTCGAGTTGATGAAGATAATTTGA
- a CDS encoding rhomboid family intramembrane serine protease, whose product MSPQRQSPFDNLTPVVKNLLIINIICFLPFLVLDHSDPRGPYTTLMGGFYFNSPNFKPWQPITYMFMHGGWQHILFNMFALFMFGPILEYAIGAKKFLNLYFICGIGAYVLQMLVQAIEVHNLIGSFTIAQPSLDASYLQFGDRAQALHDLYFGPLVGASGAIFGVLVAFAMLYPELELMILFVPVPIKAKYLIPVYILIELVSGFGQFTGDNVAHFAHLGGALLGFIMIKVWRYR is encoded by the coding sequence ATGAGTCCACAAAGGCAATCACCTTTCGATAATTTAACGCCGGTTGTAAAAAACCTGCTGATTATTAACATTATTTGTTTTTTACCCTTTCTGGTATTGGACCATAGCGATCCAAGAGGACCCTATACCACATTAATGGGCGGATTTTATTTCAACTCCCCCAATTTCAAGCCATGGCAGCCTATTACTTACATGTTTATGCACGGCGGTTGGCAGCATATCCTATTCAATATGTTTGCTTTATTTATGTTCGGCCCAATACTCGAATATGCAATAGGGGCTAAGAAATTTTTAAACCTTTATTTTATATGTGGAATAGGAGCTTACGTACTTCAAATGTTGGTACAGGCGATCGAAGTACACAATTTAATCGGTAGCTTCACTATCGCTCAGCCGTCGCTTGATGCCTCCTATCTCCAATTTGGCGACAGAGCGCAGGCTCTTCACGATCTCTATTTTGGGCCTTTGGTTGGCGCATCCGGAGCGATTTTTGGTGTTTTAGTTGCCTTTGCCATGTTGTACCCCGAGCTTGAATTAATGATCTTGTTTGTTCCCGTACCAATTAAAGCGAAATACCTTATCCCCGTGTACATTTTAATTGAACTTGTTTCGGGATTCGGACAATTTACCGGCGACAATGTTGCCCATTTTGCCCACTTGGGCGGCGCGTTGCTGGGTTTCATCATGATAAAAGTTTGGCGGTACAGGTAG
- a CDS encoding rhomboid family protein gives MSTLWKDIQLKMLHSGSKLNLLIGINIIVFLLINVPSIFETLFFNSHNLDRLTTEYLLLPASLHKLLTHFWTPLTYMFMHAGIFHILFNMLWLYWFGQIFEEFLGKKRTVGLYLMGGFAGAFLFVFCYNVLPFYTQLHVADNSTLVGASAGVMAVMVATATQLPNYTIPLILIGPVKLKWLVLFFIVVDFFGITSANAGGELSHLGGALIGFIYIKQLQKGNDWIAGITKIFKPRPKLRVVSSNPSGRSSGAPRQEEIDLILDKISRSGYDSLSKQEKDILFRASNEG, from the coding sequence ATGAGTACCCTCTGGAAAGACATACAACTCAAAATGCTCCATTCGGGCAGTAAGCTGAATTTGCTTATTGGCATCAATATTATTGTGTTTTTATTGATCAATGTACCCTCGATATTTGAAACACTCTTTTTTAACTCGCATAATTTAGACCGCCTAACGACTGAGTATCTTTTGCTTCCTGCGTCCTTACACAAATTGCTTACGCATTTCTGGACACCGCTAACTTACATGTTCATGCACGCGGGTATTTTCCATATCCTTTTCAACATGCTATGGCTGTATTGGTTCGGGCAAATATTTGAAGAATTCCTGGGCAAAAAACGGACCGTCGGTTTATATTTAATGGGCGGTTTCGCCGGGGCATTTTTATTTGTATTTTGTTATAATGTACTCCCTTTTTATACCCAATTGCATGTAGCTGACAACAGCACCCTGGTAGGGGCTTCAGCGGGTGTTATGGCTGTTATGGTTGCCACCGCTACCCAACTACCCAATTATACTATACCACTGATATTGATAGGCCCGGTAAAATTGAAATGGCTGGTACTGTTTTTTATTGTCGTTGATTTCTTCGGAATTACCAGCGCAAACGCCGGTGGCGAACTATCTCACCTGGGCGGCGCGCTGATCGGTTTTATCTATATCAAACAACTGCAAAAAGGGAACGACTGGATAGCCGGCATCACCAAAATATTTAAACCCAGGCCAAAATTAAGGGTAGTGTCCTCCAATCCTTCGGGCAGATCCTCCGGCGCGCCAAGACAGGAAGAAATTGATTTGATTTTGGATAAAATTTCCCGTTCCGGATACGATAGCTTGTCCAAACAGGAAAAAGATATACTATTCAGGGCAAGTAATGAAGGCTGA
- a CDS encoding amidohydrolase encodes MKRIWPVLFFLAAACKHQDYNVDLIVKNAVVYTVDSNFTTATAFVVNNGKIISVGNSDTIEKKYAAKEVVDAGGKAVYPGFIDAHSHFYSYGISLQEAHLENTKSWQEVVDSVSAFARRNPEGWITGHGWDQNKWTVKQFPDKAKLDSLFPVRPVILSRIDGHAIMVNQAALNIAGIKPGQTINGGKIETVNGKLTGLLVDNAEGLVRKKIPLPGDALADSAFLDAQRNCFAAGLTTVEDCGLPYTMINTIEQLQHRGSLKMRMYVMLSDNPEDFAYLFKRGIYKTPRLDVRAFKVYADGALGSRGACLLQPYSDQKNWRGFLLSDQKHFLDVAQKLAAKGFQMCTHAIGDSANRVMLKIYAGVLKGKNDRRWRIEHAQVLAPEDIRYFGDYSIIPSVQPTHATSDMYWAGTRLGKARIKTAYAYKQLLQQNGWLPLGTDFPVENINPMYTFYAAVERKDLKGFPSGGFQPENALTREQALRGMTIWAAKAQFEENEKGSIEPGKFADFVILDNDIMKTDGANLPNVKVLKTYVNGEKVYEKK; translated from the coding sequence ATGAAAAGAATTTGGCCCGTACTGTTTTTCCTTGCCGCAGCCTGTAAACACCAGGATTATAATGTTGATCTTATTGTTAAAAACGCAGTGGTTTACACGGTTGACAGTAATTTTACCACAGCCACTGCCTTTGTAGTAAACAATGGAAAGATTATTTCAGTAGGTAACAGCGATACGATCGAAAAAAAATATGCCGCAAAGGAAGTAGTAGATGCAGGAGGCAAAGCCGTTTACCCAGGTTTTATTGATGCCCATTCGCATTTTTACAGCTATGGCATCAGCCTGCAGGAGGCCCATTTGGAGAATACCAAAAGCTGGCAGGAGGTAGTGGATTCGGTTAGCGCATTTGCCCGAAGAAACCCGGAGGGCTGGATCACCGGCCATGGCTGGGACCAAAATAAATGGACAGTAAAACAATTCCCTGATAAGGCTAAACTGGATTCCCTGTTCCCCGTAAGGCCGGTGATATTGAGCCGCATTGACGGGCACGCCATTATGGTAAACCAGGCTGCCTTAAATATTGCGGGTATAAAGCCGGGCCAAACCATTAATGGCGGCAAAATTGAAACGGTTAACGGCAAACTTACAGGCTTACTGGTGGATAATGCAGAAGGATTGGTACGAAAGAAAATCCCGTTGCCAGGCGACGCACTTGCCGACTCTGCTTTTTTAGACGCACAGCGTAACTGTTTCGCTGCGGGCTTAACTACGGTTGAAGATTGCGGCCTGCCTTATACCATGATCAATACGATTGAACAATTGCAGCATAGGGGATCGCTTAAAATGCGGATGTATGTCATGCTTTCGGATAACCCGGAGGATTTTGCGTATTTATTTAAAAGAGGTATTTATAAAACCCCGAGGCTGGACGTACGCGCCTTTAAGGTTTATGCTGACGGGGCATTGGGATCGCGCGGGGCCTGTTTGCTGCAGCCATATAGCGATCAGAAAAACTGGCGCGGATTTTTACTGAGCGATCAGAAACATTTTTTGGATGTTGCGCAAAAACTGGCGGCCAAAGGCTTCCAGATGTGTACCCATGCCATTGGCGATTCGGCCAACCGCGTAATGCTGAAGATTTATGCCGGCGTGCTGAAAGGCAAAAACGACCGCCGCTGGCGTATTGAGCACGCGCAGGTGCTGGCGCCGGAAGACATCAGGTACTTTGGCGATTACAGTATTATCCCGTCGGTACAGCCCACACACGCCACTTCGGACATGTACTGGGCAGGTACCCGCCTGGGTAAAGCCCGTATTAAAACTGCTTATGCCTACAAACAATTGCTGCAGCAAAATGGCTGGCTCCCGCTGGGCACTGATTTCCCTGTCGAAAACATTAACCCGATGTATACGTTTTATGCAGCAGTGGAGCGTAAAGACCTGAAAGGTTTCCCGTCTGGTGGTTTTCAGCCTGAAAATGCCCTTACCAGGGAGCAGGCATTAAGGGGAATGACGATATGGGCCGCCAAAGCGCAATTTGAAGAAAATGAAAAAGGGAGCATTGAGCCGGGCAAATTTGCTGACTTTGTGATCCTTGATAATGATATCATGAAAACAGATGGCGCAAACCTGCCTAACGTTAAAGTGTTAAAAACCTATGTGAATGGAGAAAAGGTTTATGAGAAGAAGTAA
- a CDS encoding OstA-like protein has translation MNKYVLSFCLLLAAGVAMGQKKSIVNLIKSQSSTGIKLNGKDIIKVYQGTFKQDFSTLSSDSAYFYPKDNAVDAFGNVHINQGDTLNVYSDKLNYNGNTKVAILTDNVRLVDKDATLTTNHLNYNTATRIGTYTDGGKLVNKDNTLLSKNGYYFAVSRDAYFRYDVSLKTPDALVKTDTMRYNTGTRISYFYGPTNIYSTKNEKDKDTLYTENGNYNTVNEQASFGKNNFYHSGTKSLKGDSLFYDKLKGYGRAVKHVIFNDREQKTTIRGNLGTYFKADERTIITDDPYVIMVTEQKDTTNADSAAKADSLKKLQPQKKGAITMDQLIKKMIPGKTGSISSEQKNKLIDSALIKKDELIKRIQAENLSRTDSAFKKLSPQINAVIPKKDIPAVVNTATGLIKSDSTVKKLMAKSNTPKTKIVPAKKPGGATVAKNTGKPVATDKLQFKKLTGKDTSKMKTDSIYMSADTIETQIMTYKDLKVYFEKQRQAHLIDTTVKKKAKVKESKFLSGARAVLKIDSNFLQREIFGKAKPVAVKKKQLTKKQLEKDSIIKKQQADSIATAKLHEPSDTARIRIIIAHHNFKMFKSDLQAKADSMFYSNSDSTIRCYVNPMMWTQGSQLSGDTIHLQMKHKKLDNLTMWPHAFIVNIEKTDSLHFNQVAGKRMRGFFKDDKLHRMLIEGNAESIYFARDSGKMTISGMQRSLSSKIRADFKDNKVTNMGFYTKPENKYGPLNKFTEDDKILKGFIWKPKDRPVSKESIIPSFSKKKKKAEAKAPAAKAAKGKPNDKKTGGKTAKDSTQKTSPGKLPALKTAKDSTVKPPAIKAAKDSTIKTPLIKAAKDSAVKKGPASLPVGGAGKDSTLNSPVKLPVIKAIKDSAKTVPPKGNR, from the coding sequence GTGAATAAATATGTTTTAAGTTTTTGTTTATTGCTTGCCGCCGGGGTTGCTATGGGCCAAAAAAAGTCGATTGTAAACCTGATCAAATCCCAAAGCAGCACAGGTATAAAACTTAACGGCAAGGATATTATAAAGGTGTACCAGGGCACATTTAAGCAGGATTTCTCTACGCTAAGTTCGGATAGCGCCTACTTTTATCCCAAGGATAATGCCGTGGATGCTTTCGGCAACGTACACATCAACCAGGGCGACACGCTGAATGTTTATTCGGACAAGCTGAATTATAACGGCAACACCAAGGTGGCCATATTAACGGATAATGTGCGCCTGGTAGACAAGGATGCAACGTTAACCACCAACCACCTTAACTATAATACGGCAACCCGCATAGGTACCTATACCGATGGCGGCAAGCTGGTAAACAAGGACAATACCCTTTTAAGTAAAAACGGGTATTATTTCGCCGTAAGCCGCGATGCCTATTTCAGGTATGACGTGTCACTTAAAACGCCCGATGCGCTGGTTAAAACAGATACGATGCGCTACAATACAGGCACGCGGATCTCTTATTTTTACGGGCCCACCAATATTTACAGTACCAAAAACGAAAAAGACAAGGATACCCTGTATACCGAAAACGGCAACTATAACACGGTGAATGAACAGGCCTCCTTCGGGAAAAATAACTTTTACCACTCGGGAACAAAATCCTTAAAAGGCGACAGTTTGTTTTATGACAAGCTGAAAGGCTATGGGCGGGCGGTTAAACATGTGATTTTTAACGACCGGGAGCAAAAAACGACTATCAGGGGGAACCTGGGCACTTATTTTAAGGCCGATGAACGTACCATTATTACCGATGACCCTTATGTGATCATGGTTACCGAGCAAAAGGATACCACTAATGCCGACTCAGCGGCCAAAGCGGATTCATTAAAAAAATTGCAGCCGCAAAAAAAGGGAGCAATTACGATGGATCAGCTGATCAAAAAAATGATCCCGGGTAAAACCGGCAGCATCAGCAGCGAACAGAAGAACAAATTGATTGATTCTGCCCTGATTAAAAAGGACGAACTCATCAAACGCATCCAGGCCGAAAACTTATCAAGAACCGATTCTGCCTTTAAAAAACTGTCGCCACAGATCAATGCCGTCATACCAAAAAAAGACATCCCGGCAGTGGTTAATACAGCGACGGGCTTGATAAAAAGCGATTCGACAGTTAAGAAGTTGATGGCAAAAAGCAATACGCCAAAAACCAAAATAGTGCCTGCAAAAAAGCCGGGCGGTGCCACGGTAGCCAAGAACACGGGCAAGCCAGTAGCTACGGATAAACTACAATTCAAAAAGCTAACTGGCAAGGATACGTCTAAAATGAAGACGGACTCTATTTATATGTCGGCTGATACGATCGAAACGCAAATAATGACCTATAAGGATTTAAAAGTTTATTTCGAAAAACAGCGCCAGGCCCATTTGATTGATACTACCGTAAAGAAAAAAGCTAAAGTAAAAGAGTCGAAGTTTTTGTCGGGAGCCCGTGCCGTTTTAAAAATAGATTCGAACTTTTTGCAACGCGAAATTTTTGGCAAGGCGAAACCCGTTGCCGTAAAGAAAAAACAACTCACCAAAAAGCAGTTGGAAAAGGATAGTATCATAAAAAAACAACAGGCCGATTCTATCGCGACAGCAAAACTGCATGAACCAAGTGACACCGCCCGTATCAGGATCATTATTGCGCACCATAATTTTAAAATGTTTAAGTCGGATCTGCAGGCAAAAGCCGACTCGATGTTTTACAGCAACAGCGACTCCACCATCCGCTGTTATGTAAACCCTATGATGTGGACACAAGGCTCGCAACTTTCTGGCGATACTATCCATTTGCAGATGAAGCACAAAAAACTGGACAATTTGACCATGTGGCCACATGCCTTTATTGTAAATATTGAAAAAACGGATTCATTGCATTTTAACCAGGTAGCAGGCAAACGAATGCGGGGATTTTTTAAGGACGATAAACTGCACCGGATGCTGATTGAAGGCAATGCTGAAAGCATTTATTTTGCACGCGACAGCGGAAAAATGACCATCAGCGGCATGCAGCGCTCATTAAGCAGTAAGATAAGGGCCGATTTTAAAGATAACAAAGTAACCAATATGGGCTTTTATACCAAGCCCGAAAATAAATACGGCCCCCTGAATAAATTTACCGAAGACGATAAAATATTAAAAGGTTTTATCTGGAAGCCAAAAGACAGGCCGGTATCCAAGGAGTCGATCATCCCCTCGTTCAGCAAAAAGAAGAAAAAAGCCGAAGCCAAAGCTCCTGCCGCAAAAGCAGCCAAAGGAAAGCCAAACGATAAAAAAACAGGGGGCAAAACAGCAAAGGACAGCACCCAAAAAACTAGCCCCGGAAAACTGCCTGCACTAAAAACAGCGAAAGATAGTACGGTAAAACCACCCGCAATAAAAGCGGCAAAAGACAGTACCATAAAAACTCCTTTAATAAAAGCCGCAAAAGACAGCGCGGTAAAAAAAGGACCGGCCAGTTTGCCGGTTGGCGGAGCAGGCAAAGATTCTACCCTTAATTCCCCGGTAAAGCTACCCGTTATAAAAGCGATTAAGGACAGCGCCAAAACGGTGCCGCCGAAGGGTAACCGATAG
- a CDS encoding endonuclease/exonuclease/phosphatase family protein, which yields MKADNKLPFIDRLFLWINIILCVALLLSYLAPFTDPRKILFPAFLGLAYPLLLLLNVLMIFYWLIRKKWHGLISVITILAGYPTLLNNIGFHGGNKEVIIPKPANTIRIMTYNVHHFRHYGSKMDESTRTEILQIVKQQQPDILGFQEYFTQKKGVYDFTDSIMKILNVNFAYFKSFTISPHKTIGMAIFSRYPITDEQVIPLSDSTNENQCLYIDVLKDNKPFRYYNVHLKSIGFDPEDYKYLDGVSKKGKTDIRSTKRMGSKLVNAFKKRAAQMYLVKENSRQCPYPYIISGDFNDTPSSFSLNQMAAGLKNAFREKGSGFVRTYNGDFPNFQIDYILTSQQFNIVDYQVIEKKLSDHYPVRSDVFLSR from the coding sequence ATGAAGGCTGATAACAAGCTTCCCTTTATCGACAGGCTGTTTTTATGGATAAATATTATCCTTTGCGTTGCCCTGTTGCTCAGCTACCTTGCACCCTTTACCGATCCGCGTAAAATATTGTTCCCCGCCTTTTTAGGACTTGCCTACCCGCTGCTTTTATTGTTAAACGTCTTAATGATTTTTTATTGGCTTATCCGTAAAAAATGGCATGGCCTGATTTCTGTTATCACTATCCTTGCCGGGTACCCTACTTTGCTCAATAACATAGGCTTTCATGGAGGGAATAAAGAGGTGATTATACCGAAACCGGCAAATACCATCAGGATAATGACCTATAATGTTCACCATTTCAGGCATTACGGTTCAAAAATGGATGAATCAACCCGAACGGAAATATTGCAGATCGTTAAACAACAGCAGCCCGATATCCTTGGTTTCCAGGAATATTTCACCCAAAAAAAAGGCGTGTATGATTTTACCGATTCAATAATGAAAATTTTAAATGTAAACTTCGCCTACTTTAAAAGCTTTACCATAAGCCCGCATAAAACCATCGGCATGGCGATATTTTCAAGATACCCGATAACTGACGAACAGGTTATTCCCCTGTCTGACAGCACCAACGAAAACCAATGTTTATATATAGATGTGCTAAAGGACAATAAACCTTTTCGCTATTATAACGTGCACCTTAAATCAATTGGGTTTGACCCGGAAGATTATAAATACCTTGACGGTGTTTCAAAAAAAGGCAAAACAGATATACGTTCAACCAAACGCATGGGGAGTAAATTGGTAAATGCCTTCAAAAAAAGAGCCGCACAAATGTATTTGGTTAAAGAAAACAGCCGGCAATGCCCATATCCCTATATTATCAGCGGCGACTTTAACGATACCCCCTCGTCTTTTTCATTGAATCAAATGGCAGCCGGTTTAAAAAACGCATTCAGGGAAAAAGGATCAGGTTTTGTACGTACCTACAACGGAGATTTCCCTAATTTCCAGATTGATTATATTCTCACCAGCCAGCAATTCAACATCGTGGATTACCAGGTCATTGAAAAAAAGCTATCAGATCATTATCCGGTTAGGAGTGACGTTTTTTTAAGTCGTTAG